AGAACAGATCGCTTTGCCTCTGGTTGAAGGTCACTTTTACACACAAGACCGTCGCTGGGATGCCTTCACACTGGACACCCTGAGAGACACGCGGTGTGTTGTCGGGCTTCGGCTCCTGGTGGCCCTTGTTCGCCAGCCCTCGGGATGCGTGATGCTGATCACAGCTCCTCTGTCATGTTTTCTGTGACATCACCGAGACACATGAGGATGAATGAATGAGGCTgttgtccgtgtgtgtgtgtgtgtgtgtgtgtgtgtgtgagagagagatctGTGGTTAGGCGCTGGGGCTGTGTGATTAATGGCGCTTTAATGAGCAGCGTACAGGGCAGGGGGTGGTACTTAAGACCCGCTCATGCTGAGATGGAGTCAGGAGCTGTTGGATGATACTGGCTGGCTGGAGGAGATATGATGCAGCTTTCTGAGCCCTGCTGGGCTGTCAGTGGAGGAGGGGGGAGTTTGCTGATTGGCTCTCagtgcggggggagggggtggtggacgagagggagagagggaaagaggcGCGAGCGCGCCTTGCAGGAGTGTCGCTGCGAGACGGTAGCCGCACAGTCGACGCGCGAGCCgggtggaggagcaggagggaaCGTCCTGCACCCCGTTGCCCCCATGATGAAAGAGGAGGGCATCCTGGGCCGGCGCCTCTCTGCGTACGGCGGCACGGCCTTGGTCTTCCCGTCCCGGCGGGATGGTCGCAAACTCATCCGAAACGCATCCTTCGGGGGGTACCACGAGCTCCCTCCCGTCCTGCAAGGTGAGCGCTTGTTCCAGGTGAGAcctgcaggtggcacagcagttgaGGGTGGAGAACCTGTAACTGCTGTAGTAGAGGCTGGGATCCAGGAAGTGTCACTGCACTTGTCTGGAGaagggggggtggaggggtggggtaCATAGTTAAAATCTGAAGCAGTGTTTCGTGTGTTTACCTCTTACCTCTGGATGTCAAAGAAGGAGTAATTTGGAGGTGCAGTTGCACCACTGCTTTCACTCTTCACTGCACTTGTAGGGTTTGTAGCCGGATGGTCCCGCCGCGCAGCcgctgtttctgtttttagtgTTGTTCTTATTCTTTGCTCACGTGATGCCTACAAGGGATTCAGATGGCCTAGAGGAATCGATTCCTGGaaggtgagtttttttttttttttttcttctctcttctctccACTAAAGGGGCGACCAGTTCACCTGCGCTGTGCCCTTACCAGTCACTCTGACAGTCCGTACAGCTCAGGTTCCCACACGCACCCAGTGGACTGGGCTTCGTGTTTTTCCACATTGGGAGGAGCTGCGTCTCTCCCAGCTGTGCGCAGTTCTCTTCTCTTGGCCTCATCGCAAACACTCGGCTCTTTCAGGCTTGCCGAGGTGCCGTTTGCCCGTCTCGGCCGCGGTTAGAGACACTGAACAAAGCCACCTGTGATGAGGTTCTGCAGCTGAGCTCCACTCCGTGCGCACAACGTTGACACCGCGGCCACAGTGATGCTCGCCGAGGAAAACGCACCTGAAACGAGGTGCAAATTCCTCCTCTTTATCAGACCCTTTCCACGCGTCGTAAACATCCTTCGGCGCACCAGAAGACCATGCCGGTGAAGGTCCTACGGTGCTGCAGCTCCCGACCACAGCTTGTGTTACTTATTTaaatcctcaaaaaaaaaaaagcttctccGTCAtgttcttctcacctgtctttaGATCACGTGTTGCAGCCCAGTTAGTTTTACATCAGATTGCTGCTGGACCTGTGCGCGCACCctcgtgtgtgtgcgtctttctgtttttgtttccccCTTCAAGGAAGGCCGATGCCGTGTGGTTTCAGTTCTGAGCAAACTGATTATCGGAGGGGTTCCGGTTAGGAGTGTGTGAGCAGCTCTTGAGCATCGTGCTCAGCTCTGCTGCCGGAGAGTGTGTGAGATGCTGAAGTTGGTGAGGAGTGAAAGCTCTCCTCCCCGGAGCTCATGCTCACACCTCTCCTTCTGCAAAGTTCTTGTCATTTCCCAGAGAGAGGACGAGCCCTCGGGCTTTCTGTGCTCCTATTTGGCTCTGGAGGGTAGGGCCAGCCCAGAAGTGCGCTCTTATTGACTGGGGATCGTATATCTGACCAATAAGAAGCACCGCGGAGGACCAGGCTGCTGCCATGGGCTCGGCGGTGCATCGTGGGACAAGCTGTGTGACAAGGCTCCTTCGCACCGAGTGGCAAGGCTGTGTATTTTATATGGACTGTACGTAATGCAGAGTTACAAGAGGGCTGAAGCACATGATTAATAAATGGCTGCTTTGAGCAGTCTGACACTTACTGATGCCGCTCTGCTTCAGGGCCTCGAACTGCCCAATGCGTTTTCATCATCGTAAAAGCTGGGTTCGAGTTGCATGTGGTTTTTGCACCGGTCGCACAACCAGCCGCAGTTGACCGAGGCTGAGGGAGCTCACTCTGGTCCTCCTGGCTCGGGCCCCTAGGAGGTCAGAGCAGGTGACGCCGTCCAGGTGTCCTTTCCAGCTGAGGGAGGGCGTGGAGGCGAGCGTCCGCTGCGAACTGGACATACGTGGACACACGGAGACCGGGCAGAGAGGGGCTTGTCTGCAGACGGGTTACGGCAGTGTGTGTCACGGTCATTGTGGCTCCCTTAGAGTTTTGGCGGTGAGAACAGCTGGTGTGGGACACTAAAAGTGATGGGTGGGGAAAGAAAACGACTGGCATCAAAACTcagcccccccccatccatcaGCACCACAGTGATGGGAGTGGTGCCGGAACCGGGGtcccacctctctctctctcgctctctgtctcgTCACAGACTCTCTGATCTCCAGGGCAAAGGGGACAGAAGAGCCTGGAACATAAAATGACTTTTGCAGATCAATTCTGACCCGGTCCTGAATTCTGTACATTTAAAACGGAAGAACAGGCTGCAGTTCATTTCGGCCGGAGACTGACCATCTGTATTATAGTGCATTAAATAATCTATATTATAgtgcattatatttacattatagtGCATTTTATCATGTATATTATAGTGCATCATATTATATGCTATATATCATAGTGTATTATATTATCTGTATTGCACTGCATTGTATTACCTACATTACAGCGCAATATACATTATAGTGTTATAGATATATCAGTGCGGTGTCCACCCTTGGTCAGGCGAGATGTGTGCGGGACTGCAGCTCGGCCAGTCGACTGAGATGAGCGGTGGGGGACACGCACAACACCGCACGAACCGAATGGCTCCTCTTGGAGCCGACGGCAGAGCTGCGCGCTCGGCGACTGTCTCCAGGTGCGACGTGCTGGACTCCAGACACCTGTCAGCCAGGGTTTGGAGCCCAGCAGTGTGCTGAGAGCGGTTCGACATCTGACTGAGCTTAACGGGGCAGAACTGAGCAAAGGTGAGACCCGCCGTGGGGAAAGTTCATCAGCATCCCTCGGCCAGGCCGATTCCCAAATGCACGAGTGATACGGGCGGCAGCACCGTGCTGCGCCGCGTTCTCTTTTTGCCGCCTCTCTGTATGTAAGTCGAGATCTCCTCGCTTCTGCTTTGTCACGTATGAGTGTTCGGCGAGCAGCCTGTGTGTCTGCCGCCGTGCTGTGGATCTTTGCCCGGTGGCAGAGAGCGGAATGCTGGGGCTGTAAAGGACTGTCCTCAGGGACCGCGATGGCGGCTGCTAAAAGCCCATGAAATATTGAACAGGAAGCCTTCCTCCGGCCTGCATCCCACAACATCCACATCCAGGTTGTTGTCGATCTCTGCGCCTTCGGTGTCTGCGTCCTCTCCGTGCTCTTCCGAAGGAGACGAAGCGACCCGCGCGTGACCCAGCTGGAGCGacacaatgaataaaacaggACTTTCTGTCTAGTCCCGTTCACCAGCAAAGACGTTCTCTCCTTGGATGCATCTGCAGCGTCTTCTGCAGGCTTGGACTCTGCGCTCCATGTCCTCTCTGCTGCGGTCTCAGCGCACCCTCTGTCATTCACTCGCTCCACCGTTTAATGTGCTCcatttactgtagtatttatTGAAATCCAGCAGCGACACTGACTCCCgactcctgtttttttttgtatacagGTTTCGACCGAGGGAAAGATGACGCATCGCAGCTCAAAGAAGACCCCTCCCTCTCCATATCCAAAAGCAAGGTGAGCGTCATAGCCCAACATGTGCCACTTCCCCCCCATAAGGAGTCCGTGAGTTTGTGTTGACGTGAATGGTCTCGGTGATGGTCCACAGTTGTTGTGTTGAATCACCGCCACTTGAGAcagtttttctacatttttaaaacacaatcCTCAGGCCCATAAAGTGATAATACTTTCACATGAAGGAAGAAGACCCGGGGCGTTGCCTGGCGTACTGGTTAAATCCATTGCCTTTCAGTCAGAGGAAGTGAGTTTGAATCCCTCAGCACTCTGGTACCCTTGAGGagggtatttacatttattcatgtagttgacacttttctccaaaatgacttacagtcttaattatttatccatttagacagctgggtaattttactggagcaatttagggttagtactttgctcaagggtactacagctggaggtggagatcgaacctgcaacctttggctccaaagccagtagcgctaaccactatgcttgtCCGTACTTAACTGgaattgatatagtaagaatACCATGCTGTGCAGATGGGTAAATCGTCCTAACTTAGTACACCAGCCCAATATTGAAAGTCAGCTTGGAAAGAGGCATCAATGTAATAATGGTtatataatgacaataatgataataaacctTAATGCTTCAACCAAAGAGCATCCTATGCTTCAACAGACAGGCATCACCaaatcaagtgtgtgtgtgtgtttgtgtgtgagagagtgtgtctgtACATGTAATTCAGATCGCCCGCGTGGATACCAAAAAGTGTGTTTACCGTCTTTGCCCATGTCAGCTTTAGCGTCACCGCAGCTTTGTGCGATTTGAGCTCCAAAGCTCCAAAGTGCTGGTGCTGTAGGATCCTCTGGCCTCCGGCGCCAGCCTCCTCCCTCTCATTGCTGTTTGTTCATCGCTCACACACAGGGCACTTTAAAAAGCAGGTCCTTGCGATGCATTTCACACGCTCATTACAGCAGCGGCTGACGTGGGTGCGTTGGAGCTGCTAATTGAAGTGCCATCTAGCCTGGCACGTTGGCCTCCCGCTTTGAGCTTCTGTCCACCTCCTGGCATTGCTGCCCCTAATCATACCATGCTGTATTTCCTCCTGCACCGGTGGACAAAGGTCAAGGGTCTCCTTCATTGTTCCGCTGTTAATCACAGCTTGGCGATGTGCCATTGCACTGCGAAGCTCATAATCTTCTGCTGAACTGCCATATTCCTATTAACATCGTATCCTTATATTTATGATCAGCATTGGtgatcatttattaattttacacctttgttcaaggtaacttacagtgtcagGTTTGTATACCAAGCCGCTTACAGTGACGGGTCGATCATTTTTATGggagtaatttggggtaagtgcctcgctcaaacctggatccttgaAATTggaaggtaacagctctaactactgtgtCGCCTGCTGTACTCAGACATGTAGTCAGTcttagatttatttttctctccacATTAAAGATGCATGTAATTTTATTGGTTCAGGTACAATAAAACACTGCTCGATGTTAGAACCTCAAGCGTATTGTGGTCCTCAGAATCCTCGGCAAAGGTCCAGTCCTGGGGTCTTTTTTTGGGCAATGGAACAGTGAGATGATGAGTGTTACTGGTCCGGTGTTGGTAACCATCCATGTCCCTGTTTTGGGTGGTCTGTACGTGACAGTGGCATCTTCAGAAATCGTTCAGATTTTCTAATGCCGCATCTTGTCTTTCCGCAGTCAGAGTCCAAGCTCTACAACGGCTCGGACAAGGATGTGTCGGTCAGCGGGAGCAAGCTTACGAAGAAGGAGTCGCTCAAGGCAAGGACACTGGCAGAGCCACCTGTTTCCACCGTATCACAAACCCAACTGAAGAATCAAATAAGGGGCCTGTTCACATTGCGGTTGGGTTTTTGCATTCTCATGACCTGGTTGTATACCACCAAATGTGGTCAGGCACCCTTAACCTGCCCTTCAAAACCACTCTGAAGAAGACCATTTGTGTACACACTCCAGTCATCTGGtaccctgctgctgttccctgTCACCTTCTGGTACCTTCCGATCAACCTGGTTGTAGGAGGTCATCAAGACCGACCGCTCAGCGTTACGCTCCCTCCACTGTGGTGTTAGATGGACTGTGCCAGTATTAGGCCCCTTCTTACCCCACACTCACTGTATTTTATACCATGTCTTAGGGAAGCTAGAATTGAGGGTGGAGATGTACACAGTTTTTTATTGCTCCTTCAGTGGTGGTCAGAGCGATGTGTTGTAGACAGAAGAAGCTTGGCTTTGTTCACTTGCAACTCCACACTCCTTATTTGGCCCCACTAGGGTTGGGCCCTTACTGTTGGTATTACTTACCGTGGTCCTTGCAGCCACTCATAAAATGGGTTTACTCCACTAGTGGCTCTTTGTCATGTGCTGCTGTCTTCAGAGTTTGTGCGGAAGAGCGCTTTTTCTaatctgtgtgtctctgcttgATGATAGCAAGGATCCTGAACAGCTCCTGCTGGGGCTGGTCCTGGGGGTTGTTGGGGGGCTGCTGgtcactttctctctctgctttcACACATCGCTCTCCACAGGTCCAGAAGAAGAACTACCGGGAGGAGAAGAAGCGTGCTACCAAGGAGCTTCTCAGCACCATCACTGACCCGTCCGTCATCGTCATGGCCGACTGGCTGAAGGTTGGACTCGgttgcaacacacacagaccacaatgtcacacacactcactcctcCTGTACTTATTGTTGATAATTCATAACCTTTCAAGCTGAGAGCTCTAATTATAGATGGAACGTGCTGGTCGGAATTCTGTGTGTTGCATTCAGGCTGTCATCACACGAGTGTGTGTCGTCGAAGTTTGATTGCTGTGGTTAAACACTgctgcgtgtatgtgtgtgtttgtgtgtgcatgtgcctcTCCAGATTCGAGGCACCCTGAAGAGCTGGACCAAGCTTTGGTGTGTGCTCAAACCGGGGGTGCTGCTAATATACAAGACGCACAAAAATGACCAGTGGGTGGGCACAGTGCTGCTCAATGCCTGCGAGCTCATCGAGAGACCCTCCAAGAAAGACGGCTTCTGCTTCAAGCTCTTCCACCCCCTGGAGCAGTCCATCTGGGCGGTCAAGGTATGCCCTGGGGCTTTGGTCAGCCTATACCACTGTACTGCACCACTTGTTGCTCTTTAGACCCCAGCGGGGTCTGAAACGCTCTTCGTACCATAGTACCTCAGTGTACATATGAACCAGTTCAGCTGCATGGAAACAGACTTTTCAAAACAGTGACCTCGGGTTCGGGACTGAAAACGTTGTGTTAGGCAGTGACAGCAGAAATCCCACAATCCCCTTTGTGTTGAGATGGCCTTCGGTGGGATGATGTAAAGAGCTGAGAAACAGGGGCATCTCATGGCAGTCCAGTGAGTCAGTCTTAGCTGGGTGCGCACGCGCACATACACGCAGCCTCCTTGGACCGTTTTCACTAAGCTCTAGCTTTGCATCTGCTGTCCTTTACATGCGTGAACACTGACAGGTGGCTGCGGTGTTGCAGGGTCCCAAGGGAGAGGCTGTGGGTTCCATCACGCAGCCTTTACCGAGCAGCCACCTCATTTTCCGTGCCATTTCAGAGTCTGACGGTAAGATCcgactgctgtatggatgagtgacccagtgtaagcagtgtatctagcagtgtaagtgaccttggtaaataaggtgtgcggactgataacactacatagtatccattgtaagtcgctttggagaaaagcatctgctaagtgaacaaatgtaaatgtaagatccGTAAAGAACTGTTCAAAAAATGAAGGTATAAATGGTTCTGGTGTCCACTTTGGTGCAGCGTGTCCCCCAGTGACAATGAGGTCTCATCCTCTCAGGCCGGTGCTGGATGGACGCTCTGGAACTGGCTCTGAAGTGCTCCGGCCTGCTCAAGCGTACCATGATCCGTGAGGGCAAAGAGGAGCCGGGCTCCGGCGCCGAACCCTCTCACATCAACTTCTACAGCCTGCTGCGAGCCAACAACCTGCAGGTCCCCGAGGGCTTCCAGTGAGCATGCTGAGATCTTCACCTCATGCCTCCTGTCCCATCCACGCACAGCAAACGTGTATCTACTTCAACCGTTTTTGATGGTTTGAAGATACGTTGAGACCAAAGCCGGtggtgtctccccccccccccccgctcctaGGTTCAATGATAGTGACAACTTCAAGGATCCGGACCTGTACTCAGACAAATCGGACCGGGAAAACGAACAGGAGCACGAGGAGTCGGACAACGACGTGCTGGAGAAGAGCGAGGAGAGCGACAGCGACACGTCGGAGCGACAGGAGGACTCCTACGTGGACCTGGACCCCAATGAGACGTTGCGGGAGACTCCCTATGCAGAGCAGTCTCACGAGGAGCTGGGCGAGGTGAGGAATCTTGGTGGCATCTCGGTAcactgtgtgatgtgtgttACACTCCATCGTAACGCTCGATCCTTTGTGCCGACAGCGTCAGTGATGTCATGATTTTCATTGCGATCAAAAGACTTTATAACGTTGAGCTTTTCTTCAAGTGTTGAAGCTTTTCTTTTACGTTCATCGTCTGAACTTCTGCCACTTCTCTCTTTTCCATCATGtttatttagtaatttttttggcAATAAATGGAGTTTGagaaaataacaggaaaattgAGGAAAACTGAGCgtcgtgtatgtgtgtgcgtgtgtgtgtgtattgtaatgTGTGTTCCTGCCCAGGCTGCTGCGTTGAGCTCTCTTACTCAGTTACACAGAAAGTGAACATATTGGAGACGACATGAAGTCGTGTGCAAACCAACGAGTTATTCTATGGTACACTGACATCGTTACCGTGTTTACCACACAGGAGACGATTCGAATgaggaaaactgaaataaagcagaaatgacTGTTTTCACATGTGGCACATAAATGTTGTTGCATTTAGTTTgattcctctgtgtgtgtgtgtgtgtgtgtgtgtgtgtgtgtgtgtgtgtgtgtgtgtgtgtccgtgtccgtccAGGCAGGTGAGGCATCGCAGACAGAAACGATGTCAGAAGAGAACAAGTCTCTGATCTGGACCCTGCTGAAACAGGTCAGGCCTGGGATGGACTTGTCCAAGGTGGTCTTGCCCACCTTCATCCTGGAGCCGCGCTCTTTCCTGGACAAGCTGTCCGACTACTACTATCACGCCGACTTCCTGTCCGAGTAAGCGCCCCATTTCAACTAGTACCACGCTCTTCCTCTGCTTTACTGGAATACCTCGCTCCATCTGCCACAATAGGAACATCAACAGAAATGCATTCTAGTATGGCGCTtaagcccctccccctctgcaGCACCGACGGTTCACTGCTGTTGTCTGCGTCCCCAGGGCTGCTGTGGAGGAGAATGCCTACAACCGTATGAAGAAGATGGTCAAATGGTATTTGTCTGGGTTCTACAAGAAGCCAAAGGTAAGGGCGTCTCTCCTGTGCCGTGACCGTGTCGCCACCGGGCTCCTGTTGAAGAGGCGTCTCCTGCTCTGCTCTACCCCACCCCAGGGCCTGAAGAAGCCGTACAACCCCATCATCGGCGAGACGTTCCGGTGCATGTGGATCCATCCTAAGACCAACAGCAAGACCTTCTACATCTCTGAGCAGGTGAGGCAGACAGGGCATGAAAGCCCTGCTCTTTGGAGGCTTTTCTTGTGCCGCCAGTGAATTGCGTTCTCTCCTTCAGATGTGGATGAGAACGTCCTCATGGTGGTGCTGGAAAATGACCGTCCCACTGCTTTGTCTCCCCCTGCCAGGTGTCCCATCATCCCCCTGTGTCTGCCTTCTATGTTAGCAACAGGAAAGATGGCTTCTGCCTGAGTGGGAGCATCCTGGCCAAGTCAAAGTTTTACGGTAAGACTCCCTCTGGCTCCTCGTACCTCCTGCCATTCCCATCAACTCCAGCCTCTGTTTTCCTGAGGAGCGACTTCCTGCCACTGTTTCGTCTGCTCGTACATAACCAAAAAGCTCAGCTGTCGAATCtgttgcacccccccccccccccaacccatgTGGTGTTGTCCGTTCTCAGGCAACTCCTTGTCGGCCATTCTGGACGGAGAGGCCCGGCTGACCTTTCTCAACCGAGGGGAGGACTACGTCATGAACATGCCCTACGCGCACTGCAAAGGCACGTCTCTACGTTAGAACAGCCGACGCCATCGGGGGGGTGGATAATGGGGGGGGTGAGGGAAAATGGCTCGATTATTATGTCCCTACACCTTTACAGATGATGTGGTGACATGAATGAGAACCAGGTGCAGTGTCCTGAGAATCGCCATCTAATGATGGGCTGCTTGTAGTGTgttttcccagaattccctgtGCTGCGTTGCTTACTTCCTGCCCCGTGATGTCCCATGTTCCTTCCCAGGCATCCTATATGGCACCATGACCCTGGAGCTGGCGGGACAGGTCACCGTCACCTGCGAGAAGACGGGCTACAGCGCCCAGCTCGAGTTCAAGCTGAAGGTGCGATGCTCTGGCAACGTTACAGAGCACTATGGGAAAGGAAACACTGCAATAAGATTTTATTATAACTTATATCTCTTTCctttgtaaattttattttacattgttc
Above is a genomic segment from Scleropages formosus chromosome 5, fSclFor1.1, whole genome shotgun sequence containing:
- the LOC108942325 gene encoding oxysterol-binding protein-related protein 8-like isoform X2, translated to MSSWRLPSHGSPSCHGRVLPFQVSQQFLLLGSQWDVSICDEHHVERRDPPAISTALMPNDDSQPLTPSRMSQRQGKESLQVPGRDHLNSPSFSTGSNYSHGFDRGKDDASQLKEDPSLSISKSKSESKLYNGSDKDVSVSGSKLTKKESLKVQKKNYREEKKRATKELLSTITDPSVIVMADWLKIRGTLKSWTKLWCVLKPGVLLIYKTHKNDQWVGTVLLNACELIERPSKKDGFCFKLFHPLEQSIWAVKGPKGEAVGSITQPLPSSHLIFRAISESDGRCWMDALELALKCSGLLKRTMIREGKEEPGSGAEPSHINFYSLLRANNLQVPEGFQFNDSDNFKDPDLYSDKSDRENEQEHEESDNDVLEKSEESDSDTSERQEDSYVDLDPNETLRETPYAEQSHEELGEAGEASQTETMSEENKSLIWTLLKQVRPGMDLSKVVLPTFILEPRSFLDKLSDYYYHADFLSEAAVEENAYNRMKKMVKWYLSGFYKKPKGLKKPYNPIIGETFRCMWIHPKTNSKTFYISEQVSHHPPVSAFYVSNRKDGFCLSGSILAKSKFYGNSLSAILDGEARLTFLNRGEDYVMNMPYAHCKGILYGTMTLELAGQVTVTCEKTGYSAQLEFKLKPFLGSSDSANQISGKIKLGKEVLATLEGHWDSEVFITDKKTCVVETFWNPTAELRNSRLMRCTVPLEDQGDFESEKLWQHVTRAINNKDQTRATNEKFLLEEAQRKLARERKAKCEAWIPALFEQDPLTGEWHYRYADTRPWDPLNDLIQFEKDGCIQTKVRHRTPMVRSGSVISLSNQGSRRDNCKCQVTAPKRKHQQNDQPKSPESGCSSPEPERPDSSGSERHKTKHGGRLRKKGTDLSELQSAIECIKETQEDINRSITALRSHAATAQTQPESSFLQQRDYVLLIFLILVQIIVNLLLK